The genomic segment TGGCCAGAAAATGTATACCGTATTTTccgcactataaggcgcacctaaaaacctttatattttttttttcaaaaacagacaGTGCACCTTATAATTCCATGCGCCTTAtatgtggatcaatattggtGAAGTAAACTCCATCTCGTGGACGCTTAACGCAACCCCAGGCACTACAGTAGCTTCTATTCTGTGCACCTTATAATGTGGTGCGCCTTATTtatggaaaaagtttttaaataggCCATTCTTTGAAGGTGCGCTTTATAGTGCGAAAAATACGGTATTTGAAATCGTCCAAATGACATGACAAAGCTTTTAATCAGCGCTGAATGAATGCTGCGTAGTGTGTATATATGAATTGATATTGTAcattcatttttacaaattcatCTTTACTCTGTaatacatgtaaaataaaatacacatatgAGGGGGAAAATAAAAGCCTATATGATGAGACACTGTCACAATAGTTGCAGATCACAAGTCCACAAGCCTATTCCCAAAAGTCAAGTCGGGTTCTAAGATGTCCCCACTTGGTTGCTTTGTTTTCTGCGGCTTTCCTCTCTTTCTGAAGTGATTGGACGCTCTAGGGTTGGGTGCAGAATCTTCATTTGTCAGCTCATGGTTATTTCAAAAGTCAATTATAGTCAAATATGCCAAGCACACGCAGCCGCACACACAGGCTCATGTCCTCAACACTGCAGacttgttgattaattgaaTTTATATCAGAAATTCTCTCTTTTCCAAGgctaataatgctcagttttaattttcactttcagAGCGGTATGTTAAGATTGTGGTTTCAGTTTGCAGATGTGGATAGTTATTCCTTTAAAGTTACTCATGTAACTGTTTGGATAAATTGTACTtatggggtgtgtagactttttatagccataTATTATGCAATTCAACAAATGGTAACAAAATAGTATAAGATCATTTCTTATATTAGctgaatttgttattttaataataatttaattgttatttgttaaagattgtatttattattgttttacagtatattaagtGAAATTGTTCAGCAGCATCTGAATTTGCagattcatattttattttgttatttttagaataaataaataaataaataaataaccagaaATTACTCACCATATACTCACCAGTATTTTTTCActgaataattttttctctTACTAAAGTAATTATTTGGACTACTTATtacttttatccatccatccattttccacttGAGTTATATTATCATAAAATAACACTACAGattcttgagtacaattttttgcTACGCTACCCACCTGTGGGTACAGTAGTGTGAAAATTGTATGAGTATATTTTGAAGGTGCATTGCATTGTCGTTGCAGTTAATTGttattttgtcacatttacACTTCCAGCATTTCCAGCACTTgcagtgtttgttgtttttctcattaTTCTAGGCCAGTGTGGCTCAGAAGCAGATGAGCCCTACAGATAATTCCCGGCAGAAATAGAATCCGAGAGGAAATGAGGTGGAAAAACTCGTTCTTCGTAAATGTTCTTACTGACTGACTCACtcttttttccctgttttggGTCATTCAAAAAGCAGTGCTGCTGACACGTTTACATATGGAGGCACTCTTTTGAAAGACAATCATGTTATTAGATTTTATTTGCTATAAGGCttattgaatgatttttttattgttggttGAAAGGGACTGAGCATGTCGTAGGTGGATGAGTTTATTGATAAGCAATCGATGACTGcaagttgtgattttttttttcacttttaatgaGAGTTGGGTGGCACACTAGGGCTGTAGAAGAGCTGGTGAGCTGATGATCTGATTTGCTGACTGGAAGGAAGCAGAGTTGAAAAACTGGGTCAAACTTACAACTTGGtgttaaaaagaaatacaagaaaAGTACACACCAACTGGTTTATCTATGACAGTTAGGTTTACTCCCTCAAAGAATTTGATTCCCAACTTCCACTGTCATTGCAAACACAGGATTCACAATTGAGAGTTTTATCATCTCCCATCCATGCATTAAATTCAACAATGattcaattcaaataaaattttttaatatgttttaggtgaactaatatacacactcacacgcacgcacacacacatactcacccacatacaaaattgaaaaaagaaattttaaaattaaaaaaaaataaataaaaaaagagagagcaatgatgatgacatgtcaaatccataaaattaccaaatgaacaatactgagctccccaggaataaaaaataataattcaacaaCGCAACATCAGTGATGATGTCATACATACCAAATTATTCTCAGGACCGGTATTTAGGAGTATTATTGTCTATATCCCTCCCAAAAAGGTGTAGTTGCACTAAATATATTCAGCCCATCTCATGCCTTGAGGGTTGCACACACAGCTGTGCACATACAACCAAATCTTTCCGAAAAGTTCCCCAGTTTCAGCTCCAATAGTTGAGATATGTTAACTAAGCCaccaagacaaataaaataagcagcaggaataaaaagtctttaaaaattaaaacatgcatGTCAATAGATGACGGAAAGACCATTGATGCATAATGTTTATGTGGACCTGCATAATGGTGTGTTATTTTACAGTAGAAATATAATCTACTTGGTGGGTTGATGCCAGAAGAGAGATAGTGACGAGTTAAGTGTAGAAAATGGTGCAAAGAGCAAAGGGAGATGTTAATTCTCTTATCTTTAATACATGAGCAGTGTTCCACTAATGGACTTAAATGTTGTGGCATTGCTTTTTCACCCTTTTATCATGGCTCTTTATCTCAACTgcgttcatttttctttttatagttccctcttttgttgccttcttttttttctaatctgcGGTCACAGCAGAGGCAATGATGTAAAATTGCTACTGTTTGgatacaaaagtgtttttttttttttttcttttcatttgtagaGGTGGATCATAGCTAATGATGATGTATTGTCGTTTGATGTATTTAGGCCCATCCATCTTTTAACTTCTAAAACAATGGTTCTCAAACGTTATACCACAATTAAGCTACcacctaaattttttttttttttaaactctacaAGCATCACCATACTGAATAGCAAAATACTCCTAATTACTCATAAAACgtaaatttaatattattttaagctATTGTAACATGCATAGTTCGCTAATTAACAATGAgcttaaactaaaaaaaaaaaacatatgtaatgtttcaattcaaatgaagtaaataaataaataaataaaatgttacaacaatattttttagaacaaactgcacttaaaacatttgatgCAAAAGCATTGTACTAAAAAGACTAAATACAGCTGAACTGAAGTTACGCACAGATTTTTTCGTACACCACGAGTGGGTgtccacactttgagaatcactgttcTATATTGTTTATCCTCATTAGGATTGTAGGTAACTGGAGCCTAtaacagctgactttgggtgagaaatggggtgcaccctggactggtcgttgCACAGATAAATAAGCATATACATTAGATTGGAACACAtgagagtcttcaattaacgtgcatttttttgtataatttggGAGGAAGGTGAAAGCCCTTCAATAAATATAGATCTTTTTTctcaataaatgtaatttaaaaaagtgattaaaaaaaacagtgtctCCGTGCAGTATAATCAtgactttttaaagtaaaacaacCACCATAAACAATGCATCTACACAACATTTCAGTGGTTCCAGCTGTGCAATCTAATGCAATCTGATCTCCAGTAAACTCAATGAGTAGCACAGAAGGTAATCAAAGTATTAGAAACAGATCTCAATATGGTGCAGTGTGCTTCATTGGTTAAAGGGCTTGCTGGAGCCAGTCATGAGCGTAGTCAGAACCCCACCCAGTGGAGGAAACATTATTGTactgacacacaaacaaatgcagagagacagagattgtgccatttaaaatgaatagtgAGTCTGATCGGTAGAATGTGTGTGAAGATAAGTGACGGGCCAAGCAACAGACATAATCATACATTGATTTCTTTACATGCTAATGCATAACTATAAGACTTACGCCTGATTAAGCTGTTTAATATGTTTCTGGTTGGGAGGATAGTTCCTGTTTGATTAAATGAGAGGATGACGACAACGGACCAGACCATCTTCCTGGGATAAGACAAAACAATGGTAGGCACTAGTCAGAGAGAGCACAACAAATGTTTGGTCAAGATCATGTGGTGTGACTTGTGACACGTATTAAAAAAGAAGCACTGAGAAGTAGTGTACAGTTGTAACTTCTTAAATCTGAAATCATCCCTAAAAGTTATTCAGGTTtcatatatattacatttttagtgcagcatcaaaaaaaaaaagtcagctcattaaaaagtgaaattgtTTATCAGCACAATATGCTTATAAAAGCTATTGACACATTGACGACTACTTCATACAGTCGTCATCTTAATCATAAATCTCAGAGTCTTGCTTGTACCCGAAGTGAAGCagcagtgtgtgtgagtgtgtgtgtgtgtgtgtgtgtgttttggatgGCTACCTTCTGAGTCTTGTTTGTTTGACTTAACTCATTCCTCTCGGTGAAAGAAACTCTTGTTCTCGTCCACATTCATTTGTGAGGTTCTCAGGTTGGAGCTGACATCAGCGCTCATTCTGCAGGTACATTTTGAACTTCTCTTCTCtggatatttaaaatttgtactgtgttttattttcctctAATGATTTTTTATATTAGAACTACGCACCtaaaatacttcttttttttttcattttaagacaTGAAGTTTGTAATACTGCTTGCGCTTTTGACTGGTGAGtacaataattaatttgataataagTTACTCAAATGTGTACACGGCCATATCGCttcattttggcaaaaataacTACACAACTTCACTCTCAGTAAGAAACACATTGTTAAATTGATGTATATTCATTAATATATCATCACAAACTTATCATAAAGCTCTTGTGTTAGTTTGTGCAGGTGCACTTGATATTGTggttaatgtaatgtaaaaaaatgtagcAGTAGGGgagaaaaatattgtatatattatgcaaaaattaataaataagtaaaatctTTGATTGGTTTGTTCACTATCGTGTTAAATTCAACACTGTCCACCTTGTGTGATCATTTTGTCTTTAGGGGTTCTGGCAGCCCCGTTCATGAGAGAAGAGGAAGCAAAGGGCTTCATCCGGCTGAAAAGACAGTCGGGTTACTGGGACCCCCACAATTCACAGAACCAGTGGGGTTACACCATCCAGGAGCAGGTGACGCTACTGCTGCTTGTTCTGGTCATACAAGAcgtttgctgaaaaactcacctattcCTTGGACTAAAAGTGTTGCTTTGGCACCCTCTTGTGGCTTCTCTGTGCCTAGGAATTATGTTGAAGTGTCTTGCGGAGCTTcatgtagtgctttgccgctatcttggtgccaaggactATGTTGAAGTCAATTGATGAGTTTGATGTAATAACCTTTTTAGTGGAGCGtcaattacttatttttttttttgctcttcatcACAGAGACTTGACTATGCTTTATAGtcatcggcaaaaaaaaaaaaaaaaaaaacattactttctATATGACACTGATTTTGTCTCCCAGGCTAACGAGTACTGGACAGCCCTTCGAACTGACGCCCAGTTCTACATGGATATGGGCAACCTGATGTTTGACCGCTCTGTGGCAGAGTAAGTGACACAATCTTATGTGGTGCCCATTGGCAATTTTGTACTTTTTGGTAGCTAGCTTAAGTTTAGCACAACATGCAGTCTAACTGTGCACATGGTTGGAGTTTTCTCTATTTTGGTATTGTGCTAGACTCAAAATTGCGCCACAAGTTAGACTTGGCTTTACCGAGTCTAAAATGTAGTCTCAGCAAGGTGCAACACAGTCCCAACATATTAGACTAGATTTGCCCtggcacaaaaatgacaatacaCCTCTGGAAGAGAAATTAGCAAAAATAAGCACGTTACTGTATATGTTAAGAAAGAGGAGCCTACTGCAGTTCTCCTGCTTGATTTCATACCAGTGGGTGGGATACCACCATTTTCTAACATATAAAAACACCACTGAATGTATAGTTGTACTTtgatatttttggggttgatattttaattagttatttaaCCATAATTTGcatcatcaatgatgtcattactATCATAAGTCTTATCATAACTAACATTTTTCCATTGATGTTGCAGTGAGAACAACAGGCTGTACATGGAGATGTTGCGCAATGCCAGAGCTCACTTGGACAGCCAGACGGGAGGACGCAAATAGAACACAAGAAGACAAATGATATGAGTGTTGACATGGGAGACAAACATGATTATAATGTGGCTAATGGCAGGGGAATGTTTCGTGTTTCTGCTctgtagatattttttttagatgcaatTGAGAGTGgcaatttaaccttttttttatggtaataaTTTAGCTGCACTGCCTACCCAATAATATCACAGCTAGGAAACAAATCATATGAAGGAAACAAGAACTTTGTTGGCTGAGACTCACTTTGGTATTTCATTCCAATGCAGAAAAACTGTTTAGATTTGTTGTGAAACATGCTGACTCATTTTAGATTTGTCTTATTGTGTAGAGGTAGAATCCTGTAAATTTGGTGAATGAATGAAGAAGATTGTTGCTGCTGCAATAAATAttagtcataataataatatatggccaagtcatattcttattattatcattattatggaCAATGGAAATAGTGTTGATTCTGTTctgagcaacaacaaaaaaatcatatatacTGCATACATATCAGGAATCAAAaggatatttttaaaaaggccttTAAGCAAGAAAACTActgctgttattttttgtgtgaccACTAGGGGGTACTGTCACAAACTGACACTCTTGCAACGCCCGTCTTGTATCTGCTACACTTTTATGCAAACAAGTTCCATGCATGCAATTTTGTtgattaaaacacaatttattgcAAGACTATTTATGGGTGAATAATAAGACATTTTTCTACCAGTAGTTCACCCTCATGACTTTACTATAGTCAATGTTAACTTCAATATACGTGTATGGGACCCACTCTGCGTAAATGATGAAAATACTTTCAAGCAGAGATAGCAGGGAATATTTGTATATACAGCATAAAATTAGccaacaaaaatgtcagtgtTCTTCAAAGGGgatcccttttttttccagttacaTGATACAGACTTGTTAATGCTaattataaaagtaaaaagtaaagaggtgattataataataaaacaaaaccatctGTATGTGAACACGTTGAAGAGATAGGAGTTTCAAACAGACAGAGCTGTGTGGAAGACCAGTGCGTGATAAATAagtgcaaaaataattattacaaGGATAAAAGATCCCCCTTTAATAAATATTGTTACTGTCTTATCAACTGAAATATGAGTGGCCTGTGCTAAAGCTGTGAGCTTGAAGTTGGATCCTCACTTGCAATTGGTGGCGGGATTTTGAAGAACATGTACAGAGCTGGAGTGAAGATAAGGACGGTGCCAAGTATAGAGACAGTCAGGAATGCCCACAGGAAGATTCTGTCTAGCACCTGGGCCACAAATTTCCAGTCTTGAACCACCTGGGAGAAAAAGAGGAATGTGAGTATAACAAGGATATGGTACATTTGTAATATAACAGCATATTAAAAACAGATTGTttttcacatacagtacaacatTCTCCATTCACAtgctggggggggaaaaaaaggaaaaaaagattaaaatgtcgTAATATGCAAGCAGGCCAGTAGTTAGTGATTTTCCTTTGCGCAGCAACATTAAGCCAATGTGCACCAACTGCTTGATAACCTTCTCCATAAATGTGGgtttagaattttatttttgtgtaccgTTATGCTTGGTTATGCTGGTTGCAGGAGGCTCCAGTAAATGCACAATTCGCTaaaaaactataaaacaaaGTCATTCTCACCCCTTACCCACTGCATGATAggatccaaaaataaaatcagcaaGTAGGTGAATACATTATGTATTATTCATAAGTTGAAATGCATCAAGAGCGCTGTGGTCCTCTAGTGATTCCCAAATctcatccaatttcacttatATGAGACTCATTATTACAGATTTAGTCCTTTACCTATCAGGCAGAACCATTAAATGCCCTTCCATttgatggcagaaggtacaataaaCCTTTGTATCCACTTTTTGCCATTCACACAAGAGAATTCGTCAGAGATTCTTGCAAGCATATCAGCTATGTGTTCAACTAAACTGGGCCAGATTTCACATGGTGTAACAAAATTTCTGAGCAAATTGAGACAATTCATACTTAATGTGACATATTTGGGAGGGTGCCATGAGATTTTTGGTTCAATACAGAAATACTGGCTGAGTATTTaaaagagacagtgtgtaggatttagtaccatctagtggtgaactaataataaattcactttgaaaatccactattaatttcaataatctgcaaaaacctatgatctatcacatcaacgtacattttttCATATAATCGTAAGATTAATactcactaattatattacatagttCGCGCCGGGCCTTACGGGAGGCTGACATTTAGCCGCCATCTGCTACGGCTATCTAAGGGAGAAGAACTTTGTGAACGTAGTTAGCCTCTGCTACCGCGACCGCTGCTTACCGTCCACAGCtagggcctgcaggtggtcttTGCTGAGTCGTCTGatttgtctccctctgctttgctctagCTAGCTTTTGTTAGTTTCtcctgctagccgctcttgttagccgctccagccagttcttgctagccactttTCTTAACCTCGTCAGTTCTTGCTCATTGGGCTGGTTTATCTCTCTGTGGCACCATAAATGCGCGTTTTTTCAAAAGGCACATGCGCTTTGAACTTAGGTCAATGCATTCTATTAGCTCACTACTAGATGGCAATACATTCgacacactgtctctttaataCGCCACATTTATTGTACAAAACGAATTGAAATTCAGTCATTTCTCGGGACTCTCTTATTTGGACTAGTGTTGAGGAACTGCCACGAAACTTCAGGTGAGGTAAtttgagaaaaacaaagaatctctatttttaaaaacctgCTAAAGGCCAAATGGATTGATTTTTAGTTCCTATGCTGCAATCAATTAGCAAAAAAACCCTTCAGAAAATCTGTTAGGGGAgggcaattaactcattcactgccataaattcatttgaactatttctattagtttaaccctttttctacttttgttaacaagagtaagcaaacctagaatttgttttaatgtacatttcgaacagatataaaatttgtgattaatcgtgagttaactagtgaagtcatgtgattaattacaattaaaaaatgtaatcacgtgacgcccctaatttttaataatcttttattctttaaaaaaaagaaaagattaaaaaaatatatatattaaaaattagcggcgtcaggcaattaatattagtaatCGTATGCATCgattcgaaatgtacaatatttttttctaggttttttatactcttgttaacaaaagtaaataaaaaaaaaataacgttaaattaatagaaatcgttcaaatgattttttgacgcctatagccgtcaatggcggtgaatgagttaattgccatCTTATGCCCTCAGAGAAGTGGTTTACTTTCCCCCACAAATCTTGCAAGGTCATCTTACCTCTCGAATGAAGTGTTCCTTGCGGATGTGTCTGCTGATATAGCGTACTGAGTAGATGGCCTTCTCCAGCATGGTGGCCCaggcctcctcctcctttccatCGGAAGCTGTCTGTCCACCGCTCGCCTTCTGGCCTCCTCTCCGACCTCCAGATCTCGGTTTCACCTCGGGACTTTCAGGAGCCAGCTCCGGGTAGTGGTAGCGGTCGATGTGACCTCGCATGCACAGCAACCTGGGCAGCTTCTGAAGAAAGAGGTTGCGGACCCACGGCGACATGGGGTGGTAGGTGGCCGACGAGCGGTGGTGCACGTTGATGACGAAGACGGTGACGATGATGGAGAGCGTGACAAAGATCATGATGAAGAGCAAATACTCGCCGATTAGCGGGATGACTTTGGAAGACGAAGGGATGATCTCCTCGATGACGAGGAGGAAGACGGTGAGCGACACGAGGACAGAGGTGGAGAGCGACAGCTTCTCGCCTTCGTCGGACGGGAGGTAGAAGACCAGAACGGTCAAGAAAGACAAGCCCAGACAAGGGATGATGAGGAACAGCGTGTAGAATAACGGCAACCTCTTCAGGATGAAGGAGTACGTGAGGAAGGGGTAGGAATACATGCCGTCCTTCCGGTTTCCTCTTGCGCCCGTGGCGTTGAGGATCTCCCACTCGCCGTTATCGAAAAAGTCCTTCCGGTCCACGTGGTTGTCTAACAAAACCAGGTCTACCATGTTGCCGTCGTAGGTCCAAGAGCCGAACTTCATGGTGCAATTCTGCCGGTCAAAGGGGAAAAAGGTGACATCCATGGTGCAGGCCGACTTGTAACTGGCAGGCGGTGTCCAGGTGATGACTCCGTTGTACTTGACGATGGCTTTGGTCATCAGGGAGCCCTCAAACCGCCCGTCAGCGCTGAAGAAAAATCATAGTCACAGAATGTGTATTTTGGAAACGtgtaaatcattaaaaaataataataataataaaacagcaCATTCATGTAGAACAGTTGATGAATAATAGAATTTTGTGGACCATAAAATTTGTACCCATTTTTTGACAATCAACATatagtgtgaattatttttccAATGTTAAAGCAGTGGTTCCTCGTACTTTTCTTACACCTCAAAAATACTTCACCCTCTGAATACAGTACTACCATAATAACCAACATTACATGCAGTAGCGTCGTCGGTGCAAGTGTTCGTTAAAACAGAACCCGAGGTTATATTTCTAAAAAGTATTTCTAATATTATTGTAAGTCAGTTTAACTTTATGCACACATTTTGAACATTAGCCCCATGCTTAAATATAGGAGAATAAAAAAACTGTACTTAAATAATGATTCTGTTGAaatatattgcaaaaaaatgtcaaacagtaaaaaaaaataaaataaataaattacattgaattcaattaaaattttaaactaatttaGTGATCGTTTAGCATACCATAAGCGGGTGCCCCAGAACCACACTTTGACAGTCATTGCATTAATAAAGTaaacccccatttttttttttttacaataacatgttgtatgtgcccctgctaatctaaacacagtattctgattaatattgcgtatATGTTAAATAtgagttacgcagcaaaatccacccattttttttaatctcagagGCTGACCATTTtgcagctgtgattggttgtttgctacctgagcaactgtgatgtcattttcagtggacagcaagtgtcaaaatg from the Vanacampus margaritifer isolate UIUO_Vmar chromosome 10, RoL_Vmar_1.0, whole genome shotgun sequence genome contains:
- the LOC144059014 gene encoding neuronal acetylcholine receptor subunit non-alpha-3-like isoform X1 — encoded protein: MLAKSVCRSAKDMMKLALLVVLSAASCPLALAASSAPNEFVSLAEMEDALLKNLFQGYQRWVRPIQHANDTIRVRFGLKISQLVDVDEKNQLMTTNVWLWQQWIDFKLRWNPDKYGGITSIRVPSENIWLPDIVLYENADGRFEGSLMTKAIVKYNGVITWTPPASYKSACTMDVTFFPFDRQNCTMKFGSWTYDGNMVDLVLLDNHVDRKDFFDNGEWEILNATGARGNRKDGMYSYPFLTYSFILKRLPLFYTLFLIIPCLGLSFLTVLVFYLPSDEGEKLSLSTSVLVSLTVFLLVIEEIIPSSSKVIPLIGEYLLFIMIFVTLSIIVTVFVINVHHRSSATYHPMSPWVRNLFLQKLPRLLCMRGHIDRYHYPELAPESPEVKPRSGGRRGGQKASGGQTASDGKEEEAWATMLEKAIYSVRYISRHIRKEHFIREVVQDWKFVAQVLDRIFLWAFLTVSILGTVLIFTPALYMFFKIPPPIASEDPTSSSQL
- the LOC144059014 gene encoding neuronal acetylcholine receptor subunit non-alpha-2-like isoform X2 — translated: MEDALLKNLFQGYQRWVRPIQHANDTIRVRFGLKISQLVDVDEKNQLMTTNVWLWQQWIDFKLRWNPDKYGGITSIRVPSENIWLPDIVLYENADGRFEGSLMTKAIVKYNGVITWTPPASYKSACTMDVTFFPFDRQNCTMKFGSWTYDGNMVDLVLLDNHVDRKDFFDNGEWEILNATGARGNRKDGMYSYPFLTYSFILKRLPLFYTLFLIIPCLGLSFLTVLVFYLPSDEGEKLSLSTSVLVSLTVFLLVIEEIIPSSSKVIPLIGEYLLFIMIFVTLSIIVTVFVINVHHRSSATYHPMSPWVRNLFLQKLPRLLCMRGHIDRYHYPELAPESPEVKPRSGGRRGGQKASGGQTASDGKEEEAWATMLEKAIYSVRYISRHIRKEHFIREVVQDWKFVAQVLDRIFLWAFLTVSILGTVLIFTPALYMFFKIPPPIASEDPTSSSQL
- the LOC144059015 gene encoding uncharacterized protein C3orf85-like, giving the protein MKFVILLALLTGVLAAPFMREEEAKGFIRLKRQSGYWDPHNSQNQWGYTIQEQANEYWTALRTDAQFYMDMGNLMFDRSVADENNRLYMEMLRNARAHLDSQTGGRK